TTCAAGTTATTTAGAAGGATGAGTGACTAACTATGTATTGGTAGAGTGAAAGTACAAGCGCTTCCCACATCGAAGAATGCCTCCAAGACCCAAATCTCGTTCTCAGTCGCATTTTCTAATGAGGAGAATTGAAACCAAGGGTAAAGCAAGAAATTCAGCCCTCCTTTAACAGTTGTCTTCGTGCATTATTTACATGCATTTCCCACAGGCTGAGCATAGGTCCACTAAAGCAGAGGTGCAAAAGATTATCCAGGAAAGACACGAATAAAGAAACCAAAATATCCCAGACTGTGTCTGACAACCCAAACAGttttgactacaactcagcggtCTTGGGAGAGAAGGGCTTCAACTCTAGACGCCGTTGGTGGGAAGTTGGAGTTTCCAAGAAGAGTTGGAGTTTCCAAGAAGACTGTCAACCGGAAGAAGGCGGTCAAAAAGACTTACCACCATCTACCTGAACTCCAAACCGAGAAGAGTCTGTGGCTTACGAGAaaggacaggtgtctttttttatgACGTGCTGCAAAAGTCACACATCTACTTATTCTTTGGCTTGTTTTCCGCCGGGAATCTTTACCCTTATGTTTAACTCTACAGCATGATAACGAAGTCTGAGTCGTTGGTCATTTTCATAGATTGGATAAAGTACAAATACAGTTTGAGAGCTCTATCCAGTACCGCGAAGTGAAAATACAGACACCATGAAAGGTGTTAACACAAACTTAAAGGACGTGGCACACCTTACTATTTTCCTCTGATGTATTGAAATCCGGGGGTGTATATAGAATCTGTTTCCtcataacctaacgtagcagacGCAAAAGAAACGCATGAAACTAGATCCCGTACAAAACCCGGAAAATCCCGTTGTTGGTGACTCGGCAGAGGTTAGTTTCCTCATAACAATGATAAAAGTTCGAAAGGAATTACAAGTTGTCACTGCTGAGATCACATGTGTGTGAAATGATGCCTTATTTACACATTTTTTCAAAAACTGTTTATGTAAGATTTGCAAGAGGGTAAAGTACAACTGATTAGAGTGAACAAGGAAGGAACAACTCCCCTTTAGGGAATGTTTATAAGAACATGTTTATAAGAATGTGGGATAAGGATGCTGCAATACTGCTCGTTCAGAGTCCAAATGTACCTCCCCTTTACCATCAGTGACAAGGCGTACCCTTGTGAGAGTACTAGTTTATAGCACATACACACTTGTGCCACTGTAAGCCTCGGACCTGACTTGACAATTCGTCATCCTTGGTACAGAGCTGGTAGGTCAAATTCGTTTTGGATCATTTATATTAGTAGAATATCACTCGTATTAATAAATGAAAGTACTTTTCATTTGATGTTTTTCTACACTGTGATGTCATGCTGTATGTGCCTGTAGAAGGAGTTAGAGCCAGAGGTGGAGGAACAGTTGCTAAAAGTAAACTGTCATCTAACGTGTATGTGGTCACTTGGTTCTGTTGTGGTTGATGATGCTGTGCCTTTTTTGAAGCCTAGTTCAGGACTAAAATACATGTTCTGTGGAGATTCTCCATTAAAAGTGCatcttagtccaggactaggtttaatctgtgttcAGGAAACCTGCCCAATAAGTGTTCCTATTAAAGTAGTCTCAAGAGTCTCAGCGGTTCTGTGGTATGTTTTCTTTGTATGAATGGCTATGGGCAGTTTACTGTACAATGGCCTCTAGTCACTAATGGGTTAACTATCTCTGTTCCAAATCACAGAGGAAGCAGCATTATCACTAATGTTCAGATTACACTGAGGATTTATAAAGTGTTACACAACGCACAGTTCCGGGAACACTTTTTCTTTATATGGGGCTGTATgcatcctaaatggaaccctattccctttattgtgcactacatttgaacagggcccatagggaatagggtgacatttgggactcagccatgACGTTTTATAACCATCACTATGATGACATTGTGATCTTGCATTCCTGTGTATGAGTGCATCAATTTGCAGAAACCGCCGTCCTTTATTTATTTGTTCAATAACTATAAAAATGTAGCCAATATCCTACAACTGATATTATTCCTAACAATGGTAATTTATTCAGGAAATTGTTTCCTATACCCATGTACCATACCATTTCATGATTTCACTCCATGGGAAAAATCAATTTATACTGTTCTATTCTCAGGGATGTCTGCACTGCCTCAATGCTGCATCTGTCTAGATTACTTCACCAATCCAGTCTCTATCCCCTGTGGCCATCGCTTCTGCCTGGGCTGTATCGGGGAGTACTGGAGACTCAATGGTGCCTGCCAGTGTCCCCTCTGTATGAAATGTTTCCCCATAAGGTAAAAATCatgcattgacacacacacacacaaaacagtagGAGAGGTGCTGACTGAAGAAATAGTacattaaatacagtatataataaAAAGAAAGTTGCACACTTAATATAATGCTCAACTCCCAATAGTTGAATGTGTATAAAATGGATACATGGCTATTGAGTGTGTGCAACTTTTACACACTTTTACACCGTTTCCCCTATCAGGCCACAGCTAAAAACGAAGCCAACCCTACATAATGTTGCCCCGTGGGAGGAAAACCAAGCCGCACTCAGAGCAGGTGAGGTGCCCTGCGATATCTGTCCAGAAAAGAGGTGTAGAGCAGTGAAGTCATGTCTGGTGTGCCTGGCCTCGTACTGTGAGATCCACCTGGAGCCTCACTACAGGGACTCGGCTCTAGGGCGCCATCCACTGGTCACTGTGTGGAAGAACCTGGATGAGCCTGTCTGTAGACTCCACGGGAGGCAGTTGGCCAAGTTTTGTCGGAGCGATCAGACCTGCGTCTGTGCTATGTGTGTCCAGACTGATCACAGGGGTCATCGGGTGGTCACCATCGCCATGGAAGCAACAAAAAAGAAGGCAAGGCAAATACATCAATATGTTTTTTTTGGGAAAATTATAGTTAGCATGTTGAGTTTTCACATTGCATTCATTCAACAGTTTTATGTACCAAGTCTGTCGTGTAGAGtagccagaaggctaaactgaaaAACCTTAACTGAAACTTAAGCCTATATTAAACTTAAACGCTGGCGGAGCCGCAAAAGCACTTCTGTGCAAGGGTGTTTGTTTACATAGTGATTCTGAAAGAAAACACTACTGCCACAAAGTATACATTATGGGGACAGCTAACCGGTGCTCAAAGAACAGCTCAATGAAAAAGGTCCCCCcttgaactgaaagagaggctcatTTTGTAGGGGAAGCCCCTCCCATCAGAACATACCGAACTCATTAATTAATTAAGCCATTACAAACATCAAAGCCTACATTTTCCACTCAGCTTAACATATCATGAAATATCTTCATTGAACCTTTGCAATTGGTTTATCATAATATATCACAATATAACACATCTACATAACCCTATAGCTACTGACATGGTGTCTTTCAATACGCCCATTCACATGAATCGGACTGGCACTAGAAAGCCAGCCCGATTGCTGTAGTTCAGGTCCTGGAGTCATTTATTACTGGATCTTAGTTGTTGTGATAGTACTACAATGGAATGTTCAAAGCCTGTTGGCTAATGGACAGGAGATCAAGCAGTTCATTGTAAACATGCCAGCTAAGCCTGATGTGATTTGTGTGCAGAAACATAGCTCAAATGTACTGTGGAGTTTATCATACTGGGATATGTAGTGGTTCGTAGGGACAGAGATGTGTGGGGGGGATATTGGACCTGGAAGtgctggagagggtggagggcCAGGATAGAAATAAGGTAATGGGGTGGGTAGACTttaatggggggtggggggtggaaaTGGCCAAGTGATGGAGAATCTGGTGTGCCTGAATGATGGCTGAGGGACCAGGATTGATGGAGCCAGAGGGAAAGAGTCTGTCTTGGACCTCACTCTGGTATCTAGTGCCATGGCAAGAATCTGTGAGTGGGAGGTATGGGGAGGAGTTGACAGTAGGGAGTGATCATTACCCCGTAGTATGCACAGTAGGCCAGAGGGAGCAGGTGGTGTCAGTGGATGGAGTAGGCAGGTGGGTGTTTGGAAGGACAAAGTGGGATCAGTTTCAGGAGTTGAGTGAGCAGGTGATGGCTCGGGTAGATATGAGAGGGGATGTGGATAGTATGAATAATTGGGTGGGGACAGCTACTGACGCTATTCACCAAATCAGAGTGGGTTCAGGAAGGGAAACTATGGACCCAGTGCTCTGCTTAGAAGCGGATGTCAGGGAGGCTCAGGTGAACAAGGAGACTGTTGTAGCTGTCTTTTTTGATGTGGAGCAGGTGTATGATATGATGTGGAAGGAGGGGTAGTTAATCAAGCTTGATATTATTGGGGTAGGAGGAAGAACATACAACTGGATAAAGGTCTATCCAGGTGAGGTTGGGGAAGTCTCTATCAGGCAGCTACCTGGTGGATAACGGTACACCGCAGGGGAACATGATTAGTCCTCTGTTGTTCTCAATCATAATCAATGATGTTTACCTCTCAGGTACGGCCAGATATTGAGAGGTTGTTATTTGCAGATGATGGGGCCTTATGGAAGAGAggaagaaatgttccatacatagTCAGGAAGGTACAGGAAGCAATTGATGAGATAGAGTGGTGGGCATTAGACAGTGTTCTTTACCAGGAGGAAGGTGAGAGATGAGGTATGCTTGAGGTTATATGAGAAAATCTTGGAGAGGGTGGGTTCCTTCAGGTTCCTTGCTGTATAATTTCACACTAGACTGACCTGGGCAGAACACATTGAGAGAGTGGTGGGAAAGTGTAAGAAGGTGCTGTTTGATGGGGAAGGAGTGGGAGGCTGGGCATTCCTCATTGAGGACCATGTATGTTGCATTGATCCgatctgtaatagactatggcagtatagcGTATTGTTCGTCAGCCCGGACCTCATTAGAAAGGCTAGATGTCATACAGGGGCAAGGACTCAGAATATGTAGTGGGACGTTTCAGACCTCCCCATTGGCTGCACTACAGGTGGAGATGGGGGATATGCCATTGCAGATTAGGAGACAGCAGCTGGCAATTAATCATTGGGTCATCCTAACGGGACAAGGGGTGTCTCATCCTGCAAAAGGGATTTTACAGGCATGCAGGGAACATAAGCGAAGACAGAACACGAGCTTTGGATGGGTGGGTAATACCCAGACGAAGGAGATGGGACTGTATGGAAGGGAGTTTAGTCTAAAGGTAGCTATTCCTATCAATCTGCCATGGCTACTCCCACCTCCGGTAGTTGATCTAGAAGTGTTGGAGAAACTACAGGAAGGTGAGGGTGTTGATCCGTCTGATTTGTTTAAGAGACGTCTGGATACTGTGTATCAGGATTTTGTGGCCATTTACACAGATTGTTCAAAAGATCAAAGGACAGGACGTACTGGGTCAGCATTTGTAGTAGTCCTTATTCCAGCATACCCGGAAGctacagagacggagagagaaaccGAAACGAATAGAGCGGTGATCCAAAACATTGAGTACAAAAACCATCACTTAAATTAAACATGAAAGCTTGTCTGCGAATTCTTTATACCATACCAAACTGTTACTGAAGGGAGGTAAGAATGGTGTGTGTAAAGTATGAACTGAGATCGCTAAATTAActtgtgtcgacccacattgctAACGAAGCTGAAAATGGAGCAGGGATGGGGAGATGAGTGTGGGTGTGTTAGTTTACCAAATCCTTCCCGCTGCCAGTGACAAACTTCTCCGTCACAAAGTCCATAAAATTCGTTTTTATAAATATACAAAACATACACCTAACATTCAGAGATACTGTATCTGTAAGAATCTGTACATACATccgtacatacagtatgtactgtaagcGATTTCAGGGTTTTTAAACATTGGGCCAAAATGCAGATTTGATTTAACTGTTTTTCCAACTTAGAGAGTTGACTGATATTGTACGTTTTTCTGATTTGAATTCCACTGATTCATCCACAGGTTAAGCTAAAGAAGTCCATGATGAAGTTTCAGCAGATGATCCAGGAGAGACTGAAGAAGATGGAGGACCTCCAACAATCAGTGGAGCTCGTTGAAGTGACTGAAGAGAAACAGAAAGCAGCAGAGAGGCGGGCTGAATGGTTGGTCAAAGAGATGGAGCAGGAAatcactgagctacagaggagaagcactgagttggagcagctctcacacactgAGGACCACCTCACCCTTCTACAAGTCAGTATCCCCATTTCCTGTCTTTATAAATCAAATGTTAACATTTTTGGccaacatatataaatatatatgttatAGATTTAATTTCACAACACAAACAAGCCCAAACAACAAGTTGTTACTCTTTTTGACGGATTTCCCCCCTCTACAAATAGAGATTCCCATCACTGTCCACTCCTCTACACAACAAGGACTGGTCACACATCATCAAGTCCCTGATCCAAGAACTACAGGAGAAACTAGAAATATCCTCAAGAGATAGTAGAAAACTACATTGAGCCTCCTCTAAAATAAGACATGTCTTTTTTACTCAGGAACATTTTTGATTGTTTAACATCATTCAACCTTTTTGTCTGTCCTCAAGATTTTTACAATGAGAAATATCGGGAACTATGTATTTATTGTAACCTTGACTTACCATTTTACCAAAGGAAATGTGACTTTAATGTGTATAATTTATGTTTATGTCGAGTTTATCATATCCTGTCCACAGTGTGCAGTCATGGTTGATTATTTATGTCTTGTTACAATTTGACCAGAGTGAATGTGATTTTTTGGGGGATTTTTTATCTATATATAATTTATCTTAGAATTTATTCAAAATGTTTAGTATTGTGTTAGAGAAAGTATGACCACCAATCAAGTATTATGCAGGGTTGTACCAATTTGTGATTGTGCATTTAGCAGAGTTTGTCATTGGATTAAGTAAATACTGTAGCCTATTGTTAACCTAATGGAAAGGTGTTTGACTTTCAAATCTCAAGTAAAAGAAACAGCATGCGCACACCAGAGGAGACTGATGGaagtagctataggaggatggggtcattgtaatggctggaatggaatcagtggaatcgagtcaaacgtggtttccatatgtttgtgtttgataccattccatttaatTCCATTGCaggcattacaatgagcccgtgcTCCTCCCACCAGagttgagacacacacacaaacaggtttTCCACACACCCATGCTTCTGCCAATTCTACTACCGATGAAGACATACCTCCTTCATGGAAAAGGGAACTGGTCTTTATTTTAGCTGAAATGAAACTCAAGGGAGGAAAAAGAATGGGACAAAGTAAAGGATGCCCATATGATCCCAGAGTAAAGGAAGTTCACATCATCTGAAAGGTACTGGCAATACTTATTTTTTTGTTGCATATATAACAGATTGTATTACTTTTAAGTGTACATCATGTGACTGTCAAGAAATTAGGTATacatgtaatttgtaattgattGTTTTTGGTTGATGATGTACAATGTAAGTATGATTGACATGTACGATGCTTATAATGTAATAAATGAGATGAAATAAGGTACTGTACTATAGATATACTTATTGTACATTTTGACACATTACAGTAATTACTACATTGTTTTTCTCACTTCTGGATCAAAACCAGTCAACAATTTCCCTTATTTAATATTTAATAACTCCTTAAAATATAGTCAAAACATATAAAAAGTACACTTCTATCATATACTGTTATTATGTTTCCTGTTTGTGGTTGTTTTATTCTTTGTTTTCTGATTATTGTGATATGGAAGTTACTGTAGGTACACAAGTGCCTTCGGGCTTGTCTCATTACCTAGGTGTGCCAGTCAGACCATCTGTGGGCATACCCGCATGTCTGTGTGCTCACTTCTCACTCTCATTTTGCTAATTCAAATGCCTCAATAGACAATGTACTCTAGAGTTTACTGTACTCCTATCACCAGAGGGCAGTAATTCACTGTAATTCAGTGGCGCACACTACCTTCCAGAATCTCCAAAATTGTAACTTGTGGGTAGTTAAAAGTAAGACCAAGAATGTACATAATCTCCGTCCTTTCATCAAAACCTGAGAGCCCACATTGGAAAGAGATGGCATTGCTGATATGCTTTTAGTCTCTCAGTGAATGATGAATACTTACCCTGCTGAAAAAAAAACAGCATAGACCCGACTAAGTTTCAAGATGGTCTATGCTGATCCATGCTGTTCTGATGCTGTTCAAGCTGGTATGACCAGCATGTTCTAGCTGCTTATGCTGGCCGACCAGCATCGTCTAGCTGGTTAGGCTGGCCGACTACCTGGTCAAGCTGGTATGCTGGTGACCAGTTTAGGCTGGTGATGCTGGTCCATGCGGGTCTATACTGGTCCAGCATggtctaacacggaacccaaaccggctgcacgCGTGTGCCattgtgcgccatcgtgcatacatttatttagtccccccacaccaaacgtgatcacgacacgcaggttaaaatatcaaaacaaactctgaaccaattatattaatttggggacaggtcgttaagcattaaacatttatggcaatttagctagttagcttgcacttgctagctaatttgtcctatttagctagcttgctgttgctagctaatttgtcctgggatataaacattgagttgttattaaacctgaaatgcacaaggtcctctactccgccatttaacccacacataaaacggtcaaccgaatcgtttctagtcatctctcctccttccaggctttttcttctcttgactttactttgcgattggcaactttcataaattaggtgcattaccgacACTGAcatcgttcgtctttcagtcacccacgtgggtataaccattgagatggcacgtgggtacccacttctataaaccaatgaggagatgggagaggcaggacttgcagcgcgatctgcatcagaaatagaactgatttctattttagtccttggcaacgcagacactcgttgccacgagcgagcagtgtgggtgcaataattgaataacagatttctacatttattttgcaacgctcgcgcacgcgccaagagcggtgtggtcagcctgtaacacggaacccaaaccggctgtgcgccATCATGCATAAATTTATTTTGGCCCCCCACACCAAATGCGATCATggcacacaggttaaaatatcaaaacaaactatgaaccaattatattaatttggggacaggctgaccacaccgctcgcgtcgcgtgcacgagcgttgcaaaataaatgtagaaatctatgttattcctctctcctacagcgtccatcacaattacatgcatatggccaattatgcaaattcggtgatgacgtcatttagcaacttctagcgacttttaggacagccactAGCCAcgttccttactgaggagttggcaacactgcttgCAGGTCTGTTGTCGCCACTGTATTAGGGGGAAGAAAAAAATAATTAAGCACTTTGATGATGGTTACCAGCATCACCAGCATATGCTGGTCATCATTGTCCAAAACACAGTGAAGTCACCAGCATCCACTTGCTACCAGCATGATCAGCTGGTCAATGCTGTGTTTTTTTCAGCAGGGTATTAACGATAAATAGTGTATCTCCAACAACACCTCTTTCAACTTTTTTATTCATCAAATTGCAGACAACAAACACTCTCTCAAATACTTGATATTGACAGGTTAAAGGACTCCAGCTCCAGACATGGCCTTCTCTTCCTTACACACTGTCAAAATGGACACCCCTATTCTGATCAAGCACCATCTCTACTGCTCTATTTGTCTGGACCTGTTTGAAAACCCCGTCACCACCCACTGTGGCCACAGCTTCTGCAAGTCCTGCCTGGGCCGCAACCTCCACTTGAATGACCTCGCGTGCCCCCTCTGCAAGCAGCATCTGAGGGGTAACCCGCAGGTGAATATtagtcttcctcttcttcttcaagATGCATTTATGGAGAAACCCACAAGTAATAAGGCAGTCCAGACATTTTAAGTGCTAGAAAAACTCAATATAACACATCCTGTCTCAGCCATTTTCCCCACTAGTTGGCAGTATTTACATCAACTTAAATACATCAAATGTGGTTGGGGGGATGTATTGTATTGGGGAATGATGTCTGTTGTGTACTTAATTTTTTTATATGGAGGATGTGTTGATAATGACACTTGTAACCTTCGTTGAATTGAATATTGGTACGTAATGCAGGTAAAACCAAGTATATGGATTTTTTCCGATCCCAAAAATGTGTGATTTATGCATACATACATTGGGTGGTGCTCTCATTGATCGTGTCACCGCttataaatatctgggcatctaGATTTATGATAGGCTTTCCTTCAAAAAGCATGTAGATGAGTTAGTTAAGAACGGGCTTGTTTTAATGGAATATATCATACCTTTCGTTCGATAGCAGAAAACAAATAATTCAGTCGACATTCACTCCTGTCTTAGATTACGGCGATATCATCTATATGAACTCAGCTGCCACTCCATTGAAGCCACTGGAGGCAGTTTCTGCGTTACTCTTTATTACAGGTGATAGTTTCAGCACACATCACTGAACTCTGTACCAGAAAGTAGACTGGCCATCTTTGACGTTTCATAGATGCATTGCGCGTTTTTTTGGTTTATAAATCCATCTTGCATAAACGATCACCGTACCTCACTTCTCTGTTATCCTACAGAAATCAGACACGGTCTTAGGGATGGCTCTCCCTGGAGATCGCTTAGATCTTGCACAGAGTTAGGTAAATCTGCCTTTAGCTATTTTGCACCTTGCTTATGGAATGGTCTACAGCCCTCGAACtaaactctggacctcgaagtcagttccattgcatttttacattgttcccctctaaccagggactgatttagacctgggacaccaggtgtgtgagattaattatcaggtagaacaggaaACCAGCGgtctccggacctcgtagggtaagagttgagtacgcCTGAGTCTACCGAGTTCGCTGAAATTGGAGGAATTGGTGCCTCTGAGGCAGTTCAGACGGCTGCCTAAGGACCTTTTTAAGGAAGAATGTGTTTCTTATGATTCTATGCCCAATCTTATGTTTCTattacattttgtattgtttgttttttgcttGCTTATATATTTTATAGGTTAACTATATATTTTTACTATGTTTTTTAATTTCCGTAAGTCATTGATGTAAATAATATAGTATTATCAGTCAAGTCACCTGATAAAATAAGGAATAAAAAACTGACTTGCTTTTCTTAATTGTCCCTGAGGTGATAAATAAAGTTGTATAAGATTGAATAATGAATGGATAAACAAAGCATAAAAGCGCAATACAATTTTACCCACAGGTGAACATCATCCTCAGGTCCCTAATCCAAGAACTGAAGAAGGCCCAGGAAAGGAAGCCAGGGGAGTATACCGGAGCCTTGGGCGAGGTGGCCTGTGATGTCTGCACTGAGAGGAAACTCAAGGCCCATAAGTCCTGCTTGCTGTGCCTGGCCTCATACTGCGAGACTCACCTGCAAACCCACACCTCTGCAGATAGGCTGAAGGGCCACAGGTTGACTTTGACTTTATTGATTCTTAATCACAGTTCATACCAAAAAACTTGAAGAAACTCAGAATTTACATAATAGGAAATAACACCAGAAAACACACTTGGATACACTTGTTTTTTATTCTTACTTTTCTTGATTGGAAAGTGTAAAAATGTATACATAGGTTGGTGGCCCCTGTGGATGACCTGGATGGGAGGGCCTGTCTGACCCATGGTCGACCTCTGGAGTTGTACAGCAGGGCGGAGGGGCGTTGTGTCTGTGCCCTCTGCATGGAGGAGGGTCACGAGGTCGTCTCCACAGAAATGGAGTGGGACAAGAAGAAGGTGAGGTCATAATTCCTAAGGGTTCAATGATGGCTATGTGTATAGTATTGGGTGAGTCTGAAGGAGAGTGTGTATTGAGTGATTATTACATTAAATTACATTAATAATGATAAACTAATGTATAATTCCTTTTCT
The DNA window shown above is from Salmo trutta chromosome 8, fSalTru1.1, whole genome shotgun sequence and carries:
- the LOC115198526 gene encoding E3 ubiquitin-protein ligase TRIM47-like isoform X2, with the protein product MSALPQCCICLDYFTNPVSIPCGHRFCLGCIGEYWRLNGACQCPLCMKCFPIRPQLKTKPTLHNVAPWEENQAALRAGEVPCDICPEKRCRAVKSCLVCLASYCEIHLEPHYRDSALGRHPLVTVWKNLDEPVCRLHGRQLAKFCRSDQTCVCAMCVQTDHRGHRVVTIAMEATKKKVKLKKSMMKFQQMIQERLKKMEDLQQSVELVEVTEEKQKAAERRAEWLVKEMEQEITELQRRSTELEQLSHTEDHLTLLQALQ
- the LOC115198526 gene encoding E3 ubiquitin-protein ligase TRIM47-like isoform X1; this encodes MSALPQCCICLDYFTNPVSIPCGHRFCLGCIGEYWRLNGACQCPLCMKCFPIRPQLKTKPTLHNVAPWEENQAALRAGEVPCDICPEKRCRAVKSCLVCLASYCEIHLEPHYRDSALGRHPLVTVWKNLDEPVCRLHGRQLAKFCRSDQTCVCAMCVQTDHRGHRVVTIAMEATKKKVKLKKSMMKFQQMIQERLKKMEDLQQSVELVEVTEEKQKAAERRAEWLVKEMEQEITELQRRSTELEQLSHTEDHLTLLQRFPSLSTPLHNKDWSHIIKSLIQELQEKLEISSRDSRKLH